In the genome of bacterium, one region contains:
- a CDS encoding dihydropteroate synthase, with protein sequence MTAAPRVWELGRATLDYGRRPLVMGVLNLTPDSFFPASRAADAESAARRAEALVAAGADLLDL encoded by the coding sequence CGCCGCGCCGCGCGTCTGGGAACTCGGCCGCGCGACGCTGGACTACGGCCGCCGCCCCCTGGTCATGGGGGTGCTGAACCTGACCCCGGATTCCTTCTTCCCGGCCTCGCGCGCCGCCGACGCCGAGTCGGCGGCGCGGCGCGCCGAGGCCCTGGTCGCCGCCGGCGCCGACCTGCTCGATCTCG